The following proteins are co-located in the Bacteroidota bacterium genome:
- the topA gene encoding type I DNA topoisomerase: MAKNLVIVESPAKAKTIEGFLGEDFQVESSFGHISDLVSKDMGIDIENNFKPIYEISKDKKEVVKKLKKLSKAADTVWLASDEDREGEAIAWHLFENLKLKEDQTKRIVFHEITKKAITRAIDNPRDIDYNLVNAQQARRVLDRLVGFEISPVLWRKIKAGLSAGRVQSVAVRLIVEREEGIKNFKAVSSYKVVGEFYNSDKKLVKAEYASKFNSKDEALKFLEGANMSDFKVDEVVKKPAKRSPSAPFTTSTLQQEASRKLGFGVSKTMVVAQRLYESGLITYMRTDSLNLSDDAINAAADSISELYGSEYSNPRRFATKNKGAQEAHEAIRPTSLMRQDAGADSDQKRLYELIWKRTIASQMSEAQIERTTAKISGTKIDSDFNAKGEVIKFDGFLKVYLEGTDDEDQEEQKGVLPKLTVDEIMQVKEIVANQRFSRPPSRFTEASLVKKLEELGIGRPSTYAPTISTIQRREYIEKLFTEGNQREVDRLVLKDSKIEVKKISEGFGAEKGKLAPTDIGTVVNGFLVENFEDVLDYGFTRRVEEEFDSISEGKAPWTKMIGEFYSGFHNQVEDVKENSERASGERILGVDKASGNTILVRIGRYGPMAQIGTTEEVEKPKFASLRKDQSISTITVEEVMDLFKLPRDMGTYEEKKVVVAIGRFGPYVRHDSKFVSIKEKDGDDPLTIELSRCIELIEEKRQADREKFIKAFDEEEPLIEILKGRWGPYIKIEKKNVKIPKDTDPLTLTREDCLKLEKESDKTKKAGKKGTKKAAPKKATTSKTAKKK; the protein is encoded by the coding sequence ATGGCAAAGAATTTAGTGATAGTCGAGTCACCTGCTAAGGCGAAGACAATAGAAGGATTTTTAGGGGAAGATTTTCAGGTAGAATCGAGTTTTGGACATATTAGTGATCTTGTGTCGAAAGACATGGGGATTGATATAGAAAATAATTTCAAACCTATATATGAAATCTCGAAGGATAAGAAGGAGGTTGTAAAAAAACTAAAGAAGTTATCTAAAGCAGCTGATACTGTTTGGTTAGCATCCGATGAGGATCGTGAAGGAGAAGCTATTGCCTGGCATCTGTTTGAGAATTTAAAACTCAAGGAAGATCAAACAAAACGTATTGTTTTTCATGAGATTACAAAGAAGGCCATTACCAGAGCCATCGATAATCCACGTGATATAGATTATAATCTTGTAAATGCACAACAGGCCCGCAGGGTACTGGATAGGTTAGTTGGTTTTGAAATTTCACCTGTGTTATGGCGAAAGATTAAAGCCGGACTTTCGGCAGGTAGAGTACAAAGTGTTGCAGTAAGGCTGATTGTTGAAAGAGAAGAAGGGATAAAAAACTTTAAAGCAGTTTCATCATATAAAGTTGTAGGAGAGTTTTATAATTCAGATAAAAAATTAGTTAAGGCCGAGTACGCATCGAAATTCAATAGTAAAGATGAGGCCTTGAAATTTCTGGAAGGGGCTAATATGAGTGATTTTAAGGTTGATGAGGTTGTTAAAAAACCTGCAAAACGTTCGCCTTCTGCACCATTTACCACCTCAACCCTGCAACAGGAAGCATCCAGGAAATTAGGTTTTGGAGTTTCGAAAACAATGGTTGTTGCACAGCGTTTATACGAATCGGGGTTAATAACCTATATGAGAACTGATAGTTTGAATCTTTCTGATGATGCTATTAATGCTGCTGCTGATAGTATCAGTGAGTTATATGGTTCAGAGTATTCAAATCCACGAAGGTTTGCTACAAAAAATAAAGGAGCACAGGAAGCTCACGAAGCCATCAGACCAACAAGCCTGATGCGTCAGGATGCAGGTGCTGACAGTGATCAGAAACGTTTATACGAACTTATTTGGAAACGTACTATTGCGTCACAAATGAGTGAAGCACAGATAGAGCGTACCACTGCAAAAATATCAGGGACTAAAATTGATAGCGACTTCAATGCAAAAGGAGAGGTTATTAAGTTTGACGGATTTTTAAAAGTTTATCTTGAAGGAACTGATGATGAAGATCAGGAAGAACAAAAAGGAGTATTGCCAAAACTTACGGTTGACGAAATAATGCAGGTAAAAGAAATAGTTGCAAATCAACGATTTTCAAGACCGCCATCAAGATTTACCGAAGCTTCTTTGGTAAAGAAACTTGAAGAACTGGGTATTGGACGTCCGTCAACATATGCACCAACGATTTCTACCATTCAGCGCAGGGAGTATATAGAAAAACTTTTTACTGAAGGAAATCAGCGTGAAGTTGACAGACTAGTACTGAAGGATTCTAAAATTGAGGTTAAGAAGATAAGTGAAGGCTTTGGAGCTGAAAAAGGAAAGCTGGCACCAACCGATATTGGAACTGTAGTAAACGGTTTTTTGGTAGAAAATTTTGAAGATGTTCTGGATTACGGATTCACAAGAAGGGTAGAAGAGGAGTTCGATTCAATTTCTGAAGGTAAGGCACCATGGACAAAGATGATTGGTGAGTTCTATTCAGGGTTTCATAACCAGGTTGAAGATGTAAAAGAAAACTCAGAAAGAGCTTCAGGAGAGAGGATACTTGGAGTAGACAAGGCTTCCGGTAATACAATTCTTGTGCGTATAGGTCGTTATGGACCAATGGCTCAAATAGGGACAACAGAAGAAGTAGAGAAACCAAAATTCGCAAGTTTAAGAAAAGATCAGTCTATATCCACAATTACGGTTGAAGAAGTGATGGATCTGTTTAAACTGCCACGCGATATGGGAACATATGAAGAGAAGAAGGTTGTTGTTGCTATAGGACGTTTTGGACCATATGTTCGTCACGATAGTAAGTTTGTTTCTATAAAAGAAAAAGATGGGGATGATCCTCTAACTATCGAATTATCCCGTTGTATTGAGCTGATAGAAGAGAAACGTCAGGCTGACAGAGAGAAGTTTATTAAGGCTTTTGATGAAGAAGAACCTTTGATTGAGATTTTAAAGGGACGTTGGGGACCATATATCAAAATTGAAAAGAAAAACGTTAAAATTCCTAAAGATACAGATCCTTTAACTTTAACAAGAGAAGACTGTTTGAAATTGGAAAAGGAGTCTGATAAAACAAAAAAAGCCGGAAAAAAAGGAACTAAGAAAGCAGCTCCAAAGAAAGCAACAACCAGTAAAACTGCTAAGAAGAAATAA
- the miaB gene encoding tRNA (N6-isopentenyl adenosine(37)-C2)-methylthiotransferase MiaB, whose product MEKVIDESKQGEVLKTSKLNGEKKLFIESYGCQMNFSDSEIVASIMEEEGYSTTQNLEDADLVLVNTCSVRDKAEQTIRKRLGQYKTVQKKYNPNMKVGVMGCMAERLKVQFLEEEKIVDMVVGPDAYKDLPNLVKEVQSGRDAVNVQLSLEETYADIKPIRLGGNGVTAFVSITRGCDNMCTFCVVPYTRGRERSRDPETILKEIKGLWHQGYKEITLLGQNVDSYLWYGGGAKKDFHKADDKAQKEALRFGQLLDMVANAVPKMRIRFATSNPHDMSMDVIHAIAKHRNICNYIHLPVQSGSTRILKAMNRQHSREEYMEKIDKIKELIPDCVISHDLISGFPTETEEDHKDTLSLMEYVKYGFGYMFAYSERPGTGAAKTMEDDIPLEVKKRRLAEVIDLQNKHSHYRHQQQIGKVHEVLIENDSKRSDKEWQGRTSQNSVVVFPKENYKVGDFVNVEIKEATTATLKGVAVGYSENN is encoded by the coding sequence ATGGAAAAAGTGATTGATGAATCCAAGCAGGGCGAGGTCTTAAAAACCTCTAAACTCAATGGAGAAAAGAAGTTATTTATAGAAAGTTACGGTTGTCAGATGAATTTCTCTGACTCAGAAATTGTAGCTTCTATAATGGAGGAAGAAGGTTATTCCACAACCCAGAATCTCGAAGATGCCGATTTGGTTTTGGTAAATACATGTTCGGTTAGAGATAAAGCAGAGCAGACTATCAGAAAACGACTTGGACAATACAAAACTGTACAGAAAAAATATAACCCCAACATGAAAGTAGGTGTTATGGGATGTATGGCCGAACGTTTGAAAGTACAGTTTCTGGAAGAAGAGAAAATTGTAGACATGGTAGTAGGACCTGATGCCTATAAAGATTTGCCAAATCTTGTTAAAGAAGTACAAAGTGGTAGAGATGCGGTTAATGTTCAACTTTCTTTGGAAGAAACGTATGCTGACATTAAACCAATCAGATTGGGAGGAAATGGCGTAACGGCCTTTGTTTCTATTACAAGAGGCTGCGACAACATGTGCACATTCTGTGTAGTACCTTATACAAGAGGACGTGAAAGAAGTAGAGATCCTGAAACTATTTTGAAGGAAATAAAAGGTCTTTGGCATCAGGGGTACAAAGAAATTACTCTTTTAGGGCAGAATGTAGACTCTTACTTATGGTATGGCGGAGGAGCAAAAAAAGACTTCCACAAAGCTGATGATAAAGCACAAAAAGAAGCTCTTCGCTTTGGTCAACTGTTAGACATGGTAGCTAATGCAGTACCTAAAATGAGAATAAGGTTTGCTACCTCAAACCCGCACGATATGTCGATGGATGTTATTCACGCTATAGCAAAACACCGCAATATCTGTAATTACATTCACCTTCCGGTTCAATCGGGTAGTACACGGATTTTAAAAGCGATGAATCGTCAACATTCTCGTGAAGAGTATATGGAGAAGATCGACAAAATAAAGGAATTGATTCCCGACTGTGTTATCTCTCATGATTTGATTAGCGGTTTTCCAACAGAGACCGAAGAAGATCACAAGGATACATTGAGCCTGATGGAATATGTAAAATACGGATTCGGATATATGTTTGCATACTCTGAACGTCCTGGAACCGGCGCTGCTAAAACTATGGAAGATGATATTCCACTGGAAGTAAAAAAACGTAGATTAGCTGAAGTTATAGATTTACAAAATAAACACTCGCATTACAGGCATCAACAACAAATTGGTAAAGTTCATGAAGTTTTAATAGAAAACGACTCTAAACGTTCCGATAAAGAATGGCAGGGCAGAACTTCACAAAACTCTGTTGTGGTTTTCCCAAAAGAAAATTACAAAGTTGGTGATTTTGTAAATGTTGAGATAAAAGAAGCTACTACTGCAACCTTAAAAGGTGTTGCTGTAGGATATTCGGAAAATAACTAA
- a CDS encoding sigma-54 dependent transcriptional regulator, with protein MPTIQEIKRRFEIIGNNYGMNRAIDKAIQISPTDISVLITGESGVGKESIPKIIHQLSHRKHGPYIAVNCGAIPEGTIDSELFGHEKGAFTGATTTRKGYFEVADSGTIFLDEVGELPLTTQVRLLRILETGEFMKVGSSNIQKTNVRIIAATNLNMAEAVHKQKFREDLFYRLNTIEIHLPPLRERKEDIHLLFRKFAVDFAEKYRMPILRLDPDAVKVLEEFRWPGNIRQLRNFAEQISVVEKSRLITPEILIHYLPETKQHNYPTVTGSEEKNDAFSNERNMLYNILFELRSQIDDLKQLTLEFLKENQNPAFYEKNHELITKLFKEEKEESDSSKSTALIHVANTLPIEYENKNDNEFYDETQHIIDIEESDSLSLVDKEIELIKRSLEKHKGKRKDAARELGISERTLYRKIKQFDL; from the coding sequence ATGCCAACAATACAGGAAATAAAAAGACGATTTGAAATTATCGGCAATAACTATGGCATGAACAGGGCCATCGATAAAGCCATACAAATTTCGCCTACGGATATATCGGTATTAATAACCGGAGAAAGTGGTGTTGGTAAGGAAAGTATCCCGAAAATAATACACCAACTTTCGCACCGTAAACACGGGCCCTACATAGCCGTAAACTGTGGAGCAATCCCCGAAGGAACTATCGACAGTGAACTATTTGGACATGAAAAGGGTGCATTTACGGGTGCTACAACCACCAGAAAAGGGTATTTTGAAGTCGCAGACAGCGGGACTATATTTCTGGATGAAGTTGGAGAATTGCCGCTCACTACGCAGGTTAGACTTCTGCGAATATTAGAAACGGGCGAATTTATGAAAGTTGGCTCTTCAAACATTCAAAAAACCAACGTTAGAATTATTGCAGCTACAAACCTTAACATGGCAGAAGCTGTACACAAACAGAAATTCAGAGAAGATCTTTTTTACAGACTTAATACGATAGAAATTCATCTTCCTCCTTTAAGGGAACGAAAAGAAGACATTCATTTATTGTTCAGAAAATTCGCTGTTGATTTTGCCGAAAAATACAGAATGCCAATATTAAGACTCGACCCGGATGCTGTTAAGGTTCTCGAAGAATTTAGATGGCCTGGAAACATCAGGCAACTTAGAAATTTTGCAGAACAAATATCGGTTGTAGAAAAAAGCCGGCTGATAACACCGGAAATTCTAATCCATTATTTACCTGAAACAAAACAACACAATTATCCTACAGTAACCGGTTCTGAAGAAAAAAATGATGCTTTCTCCAACGAAAGGAATATGCTTTACAATATTCTTTTCGAATTAAGATCGCAAATAGACGACCTAAAACAATTAACTCTTGAATTTTTAAAAGAGAATCAAAATCCGGCTTTTTACGAAAAAAACCATGAACTGATAACCAAACTCTTTAAAGAAGAAAAAGAAGAAAGTGATTCCTCGAAATCTACAGCTTTAATCCATGTGGCAAACACATTACCGATTGAATATGAAAATAAAAATGATAATGAGTTCTACGACGAAACACAACATATCATAGATATAGAAGAATCGGATAGCTTATCGCTTGTAGACAAAGAAATTGAACTTATTAAAAGATCTCTCGAAAAACATAAAGGCAAAAGAAAGGATGCGGCAAGAGAACTGGGGATTTCGGAACGAACATTGTATCGAAAAATTAAACAATTTGATTTGTAA
- a CDS encoding LptE family protein: MKKIIPNIPKTIIAVIILLTSLQSCGIYSFTGASISPDVKTVQIDEFPNYAQLVNPALSQTFTQGLQDLFLNQTNLSLANNDGDLQFEGEITEYRITPSATTAESKAAQNRLTIAVKVRFYNNKDEEQNFEKSFSHYEDFSANEQLSGSFEDELVNLILERIFENIFNESVANW, from the coding sequence GTGAAAAAAATAATACCTAATATTCCCAAAACAATAATAGCAGTAATAATATTACTTACTTCATTGCAATCATGCGGAATATATTCTTTCACAGGGGCCTCTATTTCTCCTGATGTTAAAACTGTTCAGATTGATGAATTCCCTAATTATGCACAATTGGTTAATCCGGCTTTATCGCAGACATTCACTCAGGGTTTACAGGATTTGTTTTTGAATCAAACAAATTTAAGCTTAGCTAACAATGATGGAGATTTGCAGTTTGAAGGTGAAATTACAGAATACAGGATAACTCCATCGGCTACTACAGCAGAATCAAAAGCAGCACAAAACCGTTTAACAATTGCAGTAAAAGTTAGGTTTTACAACAATAAGGACGAAGAACAGAATTTTGAAAAATCATTTTCGCACTACGAAGACTTTAGTGCAAACGAGCAGCTTTCGGGATCGTTCGAAGATGAATTGGTAAATTTGATACTGGAACGAATTTTTGAAAATATATTTAACGAATCGGTGGCAAACTGGTAA
- the secG gene encoding preprotein translocase subunit SecG produces the protein MNAYTLFAILILIVSLLLILVIMVQNPKGGGLSSSFGGGGGQMLGGVKQTNDFLEKSTWTLAAALVAFILVSNFVIPRNNTNIQDQTELKNVLDDAPQVNTPVAEPVEQEKTEESK, from the coding sequence ATGAATGCTTATACACTATTTGCGATTTTGATACTAATTGTATCATTACTTTTAATCCTTGTTATCATGGTTCAAAACCCTAAAGGAGGAGGACTAAGTTCTTCTTTCGGCGGTGGCGGAGGTCAAATGCTTGGAGGAGTTAAGCAAACTAACGATTTCCTTGAAAAAAGTACATGGACACTAGCTGCTGCTCTTGTTGCATTTATTCTGGTTTCGAATTTTGTAATTCCAAGAAACAATACAAACATTCAGGATCAGACAGAGCTTAAAAATGTACTTGATGATGCTCCACAGGTAAACACTCCTGTTGCTGAACCAGTTGAACAAGAGAAGACAGAGGAATCGAAATAA
- a CDS encoding co-chaperone GroES: MYMSIKPLADRVLIEPTAAETKTASGIFIPDNAKEKPSQGKVIAIGNDENLTVKVGDTVIYAKFAGTEVTHESTEYLIMQESEILAII; the protein is encoded by the coding sequence ATTTACATGAGTATAAAACCACTTGCTGACAGAGTGCTTATAGAGCCTACTGCAGCTGAAACAAAAACTGCTTCAGGAATATTTATTCCCGATAATGCAAAAGAAAAACCTTCACAGGGTAAAGTTATTGCCATAGGAAACGATGAAAATTTAACGGTTAAGGTTGGTGATACCGTAATTTATGCAAAATTTGCAGGTACAGAAGTAACTCACGAAAGTACTGAATATCTGATAATGCAGGAATCGGAAATATTGGCGATTATATAG
- the groL gene encoding chaperonin GroEL (60 kDa chaperone family; promotes refolding of misfolded polypeptides especially under stressful conditions; forms two stacked rings of heptamers to form a barrel-shaped 14mer; ends can be capped by GroES; misfolded proteins enter the barrel where they are refolded when GroES binds): MAKEIKFDIEARDGLKRGVDALANAVKVTLGPKGRNVVIAKSFGGPTITKDGVSVAKEIELEDPIEDMGAQMVKEVASKTNDEAGDGTTTATVLAQAIVKEGLKNVAAGANPMDLKRGIDKAVSAIVKNLENQSEEVGSSSDKIEQVASISANNDNSVGKLIAEAMGKVGKEGVITVEEAKGTETHVDVVEGMQFDRGYLSPYFVTNADKMEADLDNPFILLYDKKISTMKELMPILEPVAQTGKPLLLIAEDIDGEALSTLVVNKIRGSLKIAAVKAPGFGDRRKAMLEDIATLTGGTVISEERGFTLENATIEMLGTAEKITIDKDNTTIVNGNGKEEQIQTRVNQIKAQIESTTSDYDREKLQERLAKLAGGVAVLYVGAASEIEMKEKKDRVDDALHATRAAVEEGIVAGGGVALVRTKVSLENIKTENDDEATGVAIINRAIEEPLRQIVSNAGGEGSVVVNKISEGEGNFGFNAKTDKYVNMLEAGIIDPTKVTRIALQNAASVSGMILTTEATISDIKSDEPMPMPPMGGGGMPGMM; the protein is encoded by the coding sequence ATGGCAAAAGAAATAAAATTTGATATCGAAGCAAGAGACGGACTCAAAAGAGGTGTTGATGCTCTGGCAAATGCTGTAAAAGTTACATTAGGACCAAAAGGTAGAAATGTTGTTATAGCTAAATCGTTTGGAGGACCTACAATTACAAAAGATGGTGTTTCTGTAGCTAAAGAAATTGAGTTAGAAGATCCTATTGAGGATATGGGCGCTCAAATGGTAAAAGAAGTTGCTTCAAAAACTAACGACGAAGCAGGTGACGGAACTACAACCGCTACTGTTTTGGCTCAGGCTATCGTAAAAGAAGGTTTGAAAAACGTAGCTGCAGGAGCTAATCCGATGGATCTAAAAAGAGGCATAGACAAAGCTGTTTCTGCAATTGTAAAAAACCTTGAAAACCAGTCTGAAGAAGTTGGTTCTTCATCTGATAAAATTGAGCAGGTTGCTTCAATCTCTGCTAACAACGATAACTCTGTTGGTAAACTTATTGCCGAAGCGATGGGTAAAGTTGGCAAAGAAGGTGTAATCACTGTTGAAGAAGCTAAAGGAACAGAAACTCATGTTGATGTTGTTGAAGGTATGCAGTTCGACAGAGGATATCTTTCACCATACTTTGTTACTAATGCAGACAAAATGGAAGCTGACCTGGACAATCCGTTCATTTTACTGTACGACAAGAAAATTTCGACCATGAAAGAACTTATGCCAATTCTTGAACCGGTTGCTCAAACAGGAAAACCTCTTCTGTTAATTGCTGAGGATATTGATGGAGAAGCATTATCTACACTGGTAGTAAATAAAATACGCGGTTCGCTTAAAATTGCAGCTGTAAAAGCTCCGGGATTTGGCGACAGAAGAAAAGCTATGCTAGAAGATATAGCTACTCTTACAGGTGGTACAGTTATTTCTGAAGAAAGAGGTTTCACTTTAGAAAACGCTACAATTGAAATGCTTGGTACTGCCGAAAAAATCACTATCGACAAAGACAACACTACTATTGTAAACGGTAACGGTAAAGAAGAACAGATTCAAACAAGAGTAAATCAGATTAAAGCTCAAATAGAATCTACAACTTCTGATTACGACAGAGAAAAACTTCAGGAACGTTTGGCTAAACTAGCCGGAGGTGTTGCTGTGCTATATGTTGGTGCTGCTTCGGAAATAGAGATGAAAGAGAAAAAAGACCGTGTAGACGACGCACTACACGCTACTAGAGCAGCCGTTGAAGAAGGTATTGTTGCCGGAGGTGGTGTTGCATTAGTTAGAACGAAAGTTTCTCTAGAAAATATCAAAACCGAAAACGACGATGAAGCTACAGGTGTTGCTATTATCAACAGAGCAATTGAAGAACCTCTACGCCAAATTGTAAGCAATGCAGGTGGTGAAGGATCGGTTGTTGTGAATAAAATTTCGGAAGGTGAAGGTAATTTCGGTTTCAATGCTAAAACTGATAAATACGTAAACATGCTTGAGGCAGGAATTATCGACCCTACTAAAGTGACACGTATAGCATTGCAAAATGCAGCTTCAGTTTCGGGAATGATTCTTACTACAGAAGCCACAATCTCAGATATAAAATCAGACGAGCCAATGCCAATGCCTCCAATGGGTGGTGGCGGTATGCCGGGAATGATGTAA
- a CDS encoding porin family protein has translation MKQYFILAIIFFTITTAVNAQNSFKPESSIGIKLGGNISRVAFDLPIEQNLNYGYLGGIVFKHKSERKLGIQLELNYMQAGWNEKLDTINTYIRRLNYIQVPIMTHINIGEGKTNLIFNLGTYVSFLISESDEINFIVEEEVLKYYNEPLSNNTEFGFTGGLGIVRKTSIGTFQIEARFNQSLNNIFKYEVNSQEYPFSASKNQTLEVTLSYLLNLKSRKK, from the coding sequence ATGAAACAATATTTCATACTTGCTATTATATTTTTCACAATTACCACAGCAGTAAACGCCCAAAATTCTTTTAAACCGGAAAGCAGTATCGGCATAAAATTAGGAGGTAACATATCCAGGGTGGCATTTGATCTGCCAATAGAACAAAATTTAAATTACGGATACCTCGGCGGCATAGTTTTCAAACATAAATCGGAAAGAAAGCTGGGCATTCAGCTGGAGTTGAACTATATGCAAGCCGGATGGAATGAGAAACTTGACACTATAAATACTTATATAAGACGCTTAAATTATATTCAGGTACCGATTATGACCCATATAAACATTGGTGAAGGAAAAACGAATCTAATATTTAACCTAGGAACTTACGTTTCTTTTCTTATTTCTGAAAGTGATGAGATAAACTTTATAGTTGAAGAAGAGGTGTTAAAATACTACAACGAACCCTTAAGCAATAATACAGAGTTTGGATTCACCGGCGGACTTGGAATTGTAAGAAAAACATCCATAGGAACTTTCCAGATTGAAGCCAGATTTAATCAGAGCTTAAATAATATATTCAAATACGAAGTTAATTCGCAGGAGTATCCTTTTTCGGCTTCCAAAAACCAAACACTGGAAGTAACACTATCATATCTGTTGAACCTTAAATCCCGTAAAAAATAA
- a CDS encoding diacylglycerol kinase family protein → MKQKFSISKRIKSFGFAFNGLKILLKEEHNSRIHLLAAVGIVIAGFLFNISTPEWIAITFAIGLVITLELINSVIENLSDFISPEKNSSIKKIKDLSAAAVLVSSITALTIGLIIFIPKILTLC, encoded by the coding sequence ATGAAACAAAAATTCTCAATATCAAAAAGAATAAAAAGCTTTGGATTTGCATTCAACGGATTGAAGATTTTACTAAAAGAGGAACACAATTCCCGGATTCACCTATTAGCTGCTGTGGGAATAGTAATCGCCGGATTTTTATTTAACATCTCTACTCCGGAATGGATTGCTATAACTTTTGCTATCGGCCTCGTAATAACACTGGAATTGATTAATTCGGTAATTGAAAATTTATCTGACTTTATATCTCCCGAAAAAAATAGTTCTATTAAGAAAATAAAAGATCTGTCGGCAGCAGCGGTATTAGTAAGTTCAATTACCGCACTGACTATAGGACTAATTATTTTTATTCCAAAAATCCTGACTCTTTGTTAA
- a CDS encoding ABC-F family ATP-binding cassette domain-containing protein gives MISVDGIGVEFSGHTLFSDVSFAINENDKIALMGKNGAGKSTMMKIIAGAQKATKGSIRHPQDSVIAYLPQHLLTEDNCTVFEEASKAYSHIFKLRDEIDSLNKELETRTDYESDTYMSIIEKVSDLGEKYYSIEEINYDAEVEKALFGLGFKREDFKQQTNEFSGGWRMRIELAKILLRKPDLILLDEPTNHIDIESVVWLENFLVNKAKAVIVISHDRAFVDNITNRTIEVTMGKIYDYKATYSHYQQLRAERRAHQVKAYQEQQKFIADNKAFIERFKGTYSKTNQVTSRERMLEKLQIIEIDEVDNSSLKLRFPSASRSGDYPVIAKELSKSYGEKEVFREVNMSIARGEKVSFVGRNGEGKSTMIKAIMGEIGFDGNCTLGHNAKVGYFAQNQASLLDPELTVFQTVDEVAKGDIRTQIKNILGRFMFGGDDIDKKVSVLSGGERTRLAMVKLLLEPVNVLILDEPTNHLDMKSKDVLKEALLEFDGTLILVSHDRDFLQGLSQKVFEFKDGRVIEHFETIDDFLERNRMKNLKEIDLKK, from the coding sequence ATGATTTCTGTAGATGGGATAGGAGTAGAGTTTAGTGGTCATACTTTGTTTAGCGATGTTTCTTTTGCTATTAATGAGAATGACAAAATAGCCCTGATGGGTAAAAATGGTGCCGGAAAATCGACTATGATGAAAATTATAGCAGGTGCACAAAAGGCAACAAAGGGAAGTATAAGACACCCTCAGGACAGTGTAATTGCATATTTACCACAACATTTATTAACTGAAGATAATTGTACTGTTTTTGAGGAAGCATCAAAAGCCTATAGTCATATTTTTAAGCTGCGCGACGAAATAGACAGTCTAAATAAGGAGTTGGAAACCCGGACAGATTACGAGTCGGACACCTACATGTCTATTATTGAAAAAGTAAGTGATTTAGGCGAGAAGTATTACTCTATCGAAGAGATTAATTACGATGCGGAGGTAGAGAAAGCATTATTTGGTTTAGGTTTTAAAAGAGAGGATTTTAAACAGCAAACAAATGAGTTTAGCGGTGGATGGAGAATGAGAATTGAGTTGGCTAAAATTCTGTTGAGAAAGCCTGATTTAATTCTTTTGGATGAGCCTACAAATCACATCGATATTGAATCTGTAGTCTGGTTAGAAAACTTTCTTGTCAATAAAGCAAAGGCAGTAATTGTTATATCACACGACAGGGCATTTGTAGATAATATTACCAACAGAACTATTGAGGTAACGATGGGTAAGATCTACGACTATAAAGCTACCTATTCTCATTATCAGCAACTAAGAGCAGAACGTCGGGCACATCAGGTAAAAGCATATCAGGAGCAACAGAAGTTTATAGCCGATAATAAAGCATTTATTGAGCGTTTTAAAGGAACGTATTCTAAAACCAATCAGGTGACATCACGCGAACGTATGCTTGAAAAACTTCAGATAATTGAAATAGATGAAGTAGATAATTCATCTCTGAAACTTAGATTTCCCTCTGCCAGCAGGTCGGGCGATTATCCGGTAATTGCTAAAGAGCTGTCTAAGAGTTATGGAGAAAAAGAAGTGTTTAGAGAGGTGAATATGTCTATCGCCAGAGGTGAAAAAGTATCTTTTGTGGGTAGGAATGGTGAAGGTAAATCAACAATGATTAAAGCCATTATGGGAGAGATCGGGTTTGATGGTAATTGTACTTTAGGGCACAATGCTAAAGTGGGATATTTTGCTCAGAATCAGGCTTCGTTATTAGATCCGGAATTAACAGTTTTCCAGACAGTAGATGAGGTTGCAAAAGGAGATATTAGAACCCAGATAAAGAATATTCTGGGGCGATTTATGTTCGGAGGAGATGATATTGATAAGAAAGTCAGTGTGCTTTCAGGGGGAGAAAGAACCAGACTTGCAATGGTTAAGTTGCTTCTGGAACCGGTAAATGTGTTGATACTGGATGAGCCAACGAATCACCTCGACATGAAATCGAAAGATGTGTTGAAAGAGGCATTATTAGAGTTCGATGGTACGTTGATATTGGTATCTCACGATAGGGATTTTCTTCAGGGCTTATCACAAAAAGTTTTTGAATTCAAGGATGGAAGAGTTATAGAGCACTTCGAAACCATAGATGATTTTTTAGAGAGAAACAGGATGAAGAACCTGAAAGAGATTGATTTGAAAAAGTAG